A stretch of Peteryoungia algae DNA encodes these proteins:
- a CDS encoding 2Fe-2S iron-sulfur cluster-binding protein: MSAEKALPPSPWHAGELQLQQHAGVIEQMDPVGRRVLRTFLIDQHRDFYPLLPFIVIGSVDGDGRPWATIRSGRPGFLHSPDPLTLDIEAASDPDDPAEAGLIDGEPIGLVGVDLITRRRNRLNGTVVRSGNDRFSVSVGQSFGNCPRYIQNRQFSFVRDPATPARSDVMVSDRLGADERAIIEASDTFFVASYVERNGEGRQVDVSHRGGRPGFVRVDADGGLTVPDFNGNLFFNTLGNFVINPRAGLLFVDHATGDMLQIAGTVEIILDSPEIAAFEGAERLWRVMPEKVVLRRDALPLRWSLLEDGMSPSSLMTGGWREAARRLEIVAKPKTWRRFRLQRAIQESSTIRSLHLAPVDEEALIPHLAGQHLPIRIKEGEGSLRRSYTISSGPADGFYRLSVKREGRASTLLHTMQEGDEIEALAPAGAFTIDALERNRPAVLLAAGIGITPLLSMLRHIVQTGDRTRYRRPVWLFRSSRISAERAFDREIVELVARSEGTVRDVRVLGAPDEDDEGLFDTAGRIDMTLLKAHLPSGDHDFYICGPASFMQSMYDGLRQLNVADDHVHAEAFGPSGLKRDPGICLSSQPPRPAAQAPTRVVFTRSRKEALWTPGGGSLLDLAEQCGLTPHHGCRAGSCGDCRTRIVKGDVSYRSAPGHAVADGEALICCSVPAQTEEDLELEL; the protein is encoded by the coding sequence ATCGAGCAGATGGACCCAGTCGGGCGCAGGGTCTTGCGAACCTTCCTGATCGATCAGCACCGGGATTTCTATCCGCTGTTGCCGTTCATCGTCATCGGCTCTGTCGATGGCGATGGCAGGCCATGGGCTACGATCCGCAGCGGAAGGCCAGGCTTTCTGCATTCGCCCGACCCTCTCACACTGGACATCGAGGCCGCCAGCGATCCTGATGATCCCGCCGAAGCCGGGCTCATCGACGGGGAACCGATCGGTCTGGTGGGCGTCGATCTCATCACGCGCCGGCGCAATCGGTTGAACGGTACCGTTGTCCGCAGCGGCAATGACCGGTTTTCCGTTTCCGTCGGGCAGAGCTTTGGCAATTGTCCGCGCTACATCCAAAATCGGCAATTCAGCTTTGTGCGCGATCCGGCGACCCCGGCGCGCTCCGACGTGATGGTTTCAGATCGTCTGGGCGCAGATGAACGGGCTATCATCGAAGCTTCCGACACCTTTTTTGTTGCGTCTTATGTGGAGCGCAACGGGGAAGGACGGCAGGTGGATGTCTCCCATCGGGGTGGCAGACCCGGTTTCGTTCGCGTCGATGCCGATGGTGGCCTGACCGTGCCGGATTTCAATGGAAACCTGTTCTTCAACACGCTCGGCAATTTCGTCATCAATCCGCGCGCCGGACTTCTGTTTGTTGATCATGCGACGGGGGACATGCTGCAGATTGCCGGCACTGTCGAAATCATACTGGATTCACCCGAAATTGCCGCCTTCGAGGGCGCCGAACGTCTCTGGCGCGTGATGCCGGAGAAGGTCGTTCTGCGCAGAGATGCATTGCCGCTGCGATGGAGCCTTCTCGAAGACGGCATGTCACCGAGCAGCCTGATGACGGGAGGATGGAGGGAGGCAGCAAGGCGCCTCGAGATCGTGGCCAAGCCAAAGACATGGAGGCGCTTCCGCCTGCAGAGGGCGATCCAGGAAAGCTCAACCATCCGTTCGCTTCACCTTGCACCGGTCGATGAAGAGGCGCTCATTCCGCACCTTGCAGGCCAGCATTTGCCGATCAGGATCAAGGAGGGGGAGGGCTCGCTCCGCCGCAGCTATACGATATCCAGTGGTCCAGCGGATGGCTTCTACAGACTGAGCGTGAAGCGTGAGGGGCGGGCATCCACGCTCCTGCATACAATGCAGGAAGGCGACGAGATCGAGGCACTCGCACCGGCCGGAGCATTCACCATCGACGCATTGGAACGCAACCGACCGGCCGTTCTCCTTGCGGCAGGCATCGGCATTACGCCGTTGCTGTCCATGCTGCGCCATATCGTCCAGACGGGCGACAGGACGCGCTATCGCCGGCCGGTCTGGCTGTTCCGGTCATCGCGCATTTCTGCCGAAAGAGCGTTTGATCGCGAAATCGTCGAACTGGTCGCGCGCAGCGAAGGGACGGTTCGCGATGTCAGGGTGCTCGGAGCGCCTGATGAAGACGACGAGGGCCTTTTTGATACAGCCGGTCGGATCGACATGACGCTGTTGAAGGCCCATCTGCCATCTGGCGACCATGATTTCTACATCTGCGGACCGGCATCCTTCATGCAGTCAATGTATGACGGATTGCGCCAACTGAACGTCGCTGACGACCATGTTCATGCGGAGGCGTTCGGCCCTTCCGGCCTGAAGCGCGATCCCGGCATTTGCCTGTCCTCGCAGCCGCCCAGGCCCGCAGCTCAGGCGCCGACCCGCGTCGTCTTCACACGATCGCGAAAAGAGGCGCTCTGGACGCCAGGCGGCGGATCCTTGCTGGACCTCGCCGAGCAGTGTGGCCTCACTCCGCATCATGGCTGCCGGGCCGGCAGTTGCGGCGATTGCCGAACCAGGATTGTCAAGGGCGACGTCAGTTATCGATCAGCGCCTGGCCATGCCGTAGCAGACGGCGAGGCACTGATCTGCTGTTCGGTCCCGGCACAAACGGAGGAGGATTTGGAGCTCGAATTGTGA
- a CDS encoding HPP family protein: MQFLRSLGPAVPGTAPVEAFRAGFGAFIGLGITGLCLLSTGVDLEYGLYLVAPLGASAVLLFAVPNSPLAQPWSAVVGNTAAALVSVAVSLVVHEPTLRIALAVALAIVVTFMLRAVHPPAGAVAMTAAMSPDAVEHLGFWFALAPIATGTASLVLIAVAYARLTGRRYPFRQFEQQNRYGTGDRVPAERLGLSETELSDILQRYRQSFNLGVEDLARLIGAAELQAAAHQTGAPTAGAIMSTNLITVRADTALGEVADLFRRHRFTSLPVVDEKQRFLGVIFQIHLISRARDDALRLDRGLMPALRRLIDPERDKPVLAIDVMSVTVPRAIATTPLGALLPLMGDTDVDAVPVLEYGKLIGIVTRTDLIAAMAREIARAAD; encoded by the coding sequence TTGCAGTTCTTACGTTCACTTGGGCCGGCAGTGCCAGGCACTGCTCCGGTGGAGGCGTTTCGCGCCGGTTTCGGCGCTTTTATCGGTCTGGGGATCACCGGTCTTTGCTTGCTTTCCACCGGCGTTGATCTCGAATATGGCCTGTATCTTGTTGCTCCCCTGGGGGCGAGCGCTGTGCTCCTGTTTGCAGTTCCCAACAGTCCTCTCGCTCAGCCCTGGTCTGCGGTCGTCGGCAATACGGCGGCGGCTCTCGTCAGCGTCGCAGTCTCACTGGTCGTTCACGAACCAACCTTGAGGATTGCCCTTGCTGTTGCGCTGGCGATTGTCGTGACATTCATGTTGAGGGCGGTCCATCCACCTGCGGGTGCCGTTGCGATGACGGCGGCAATGAGCCCGGACGCGGTGGAGCATCTCGGCTTCTGGTTTGCACTTGCGCCGATTGCAACGGGGACTGCCAGTCTTGTCCTGATTGCCGTCGCCTATGCCAGACTGACGGGGCGTCGCTATCCGTTCCGTCAATTCGAACAACAGAACAGATATGGCACCGGTGATCGCGTTCCGGCCGAACGGCTCGGGCTTTCCGAGACCGAGTTGAGCGATATCCTTCAGCGCTACCGGCAGTCATTCAATCTTGGCGTTGAGGACCTGGCACGCCTTATCGGCGCGGCCGAGCTCCAGGCAGCCGCACACCAGACCGGCGCTCCGACGGCGGGCGCCATCATGTCGACCAACTTGATAACGGTAAGAGCGGACACAGCGCTTGGCGAGGTTGCCGATCTCTTCAGGCGCCATCGTTTTACATCGCTTCCCGTGGTCGATGAAAAGCAGCGGTTTCTTGGTGTCATTTTCCAGATACATCTGATCAGTCGTGCAAGAGACGATGCGCTGCGCCTCGATCGGGGCCTGATGCCGGCTCTGCGTCGGCTGATCGACCCTGAAAGAGACAAGCCGGTCCTGGCAATCGACGTCATGAGCGTCACGGTGCCTCGCGCCATAGCCACGACACCCTTGGGTGCATTGCTGCCGTTGATGGGGGATACGGATGTCGATGCGGTGCCGGTTCTGGAATACGGAAAGCTCATCGGCATTGTCACCAGAACCGACCTCATTGCAGCAATGGCGCGGGAAATTGCCAGAGCAGCAGATTGA